From Streptomyces sp. NBC_00683, one genomic window encodes:
- a CDS encoding SCO family protein: MRNKKTVLAAAFAAVAALTLSACGSGDASADKSVADVSVESETKAATVLDQPFTKPDLVLTDTHGKTYDLRERTKGKPTLIYFGYTNCPDVCPLTMSNIALAKRALPEADRDRLQVVFVTTDPERDTPASLGSWLKAQDPAFTGLTGDFPTIQAGARQIGIGIDPPKKEKDGTVVSMHGAQVIAFSPKTDKGYVLYGEDTTADDYTQDLPKIIKGEKP; encoded by the coding sequence ATGCGCAACAAGAAGACGGTGCTGGCCGCGGCGTTCGCCGCCGTGGCCGCACTGACCCTCTCGGCCTGCGGCAGTGGCGACGCATCGGCGGACAAGTCCGTCGCCGACGTCTCCGTCGAGTCCGAGACGAAGGCCGCGACGGTGCTCGACCAGCCGTTCACCAAGCCCGACCTCGTCCTCACCGACACGCACGGCAAGACGTACGACCTCCGTGAGCGGACCAAGGGCAAGCCGACTCTCATCTACTTCGGCTACACCAACTGCCCCGACGTATGCCCGCTGACCATGAGCAACATCGCGCTCGCCAAGCGGGCCCTGCCCGAGGCCGACCGGGACAGACTCCAGGTCGTCTTCGTCACCACGGATCCCGAACGGGACACCCCGGCGTCCCTGGGCAGCTGGCTCAAGGCCCAGGACCCCGCGTTCACCGGTCTCACCGGTGACTTCCCCACCATCCAGGCGGGAGCACGGCAGATCGGCATCGGCATCGACCCGCCGAAGAAGGAGAAGGACGGCACCGTCGTCTCGATGCACGGGGCCCAGGTCATCGCGTTCTCCCCGAAGACCGACAAGGGGTACGTGCTGTACGGCGAGGACACCACGGCCGACGACTACACCCAGGACCTCCCCAAGATCATCAAGGGGGAGAAGCCGTGA
- the pheA gene encoding prephenate dehydratase encodes MSATRYAYLGPEGTFTEVALRTLPEAATRELAPMLSVPAALDAVRNGEAAAALVPIENSVEGGITATLDELTSGAPLMIYREVLLSITFALLVRPGTKLSDIKTVTAHPAAQPQVRNWMAAHLPNAVWESAASNADGARLVQEGRYDAAFAGEFAASTYGLEPLVTEIHDAENAQTRFVLVGRPARPSAPTGADKTSVVIWLGDDHPGALLELLQEFAVRGVNLMLIQSRPTGEGIGNYCFAVDAEGHIADRRVGEALMGLKRICPKVRFLGSYPRAGVTPEEVRALRPGTSDRDFTEASDWLARSQDGRA; translated from the coding sequence ATGTCAGCCACGCGCTACGCCTATCTCGGCCCCGAAGGCACCTTCACCGAGGTTGCCCTCCGTACCCTCCCGGAAGCCGCCACCCGTGAGCTCGCCCCCATGCTCTCCGTACCGGCGGCACTGGACGCGGTACGCAACGGGGAGGCGGCGGCGGCACTCGTCCCCATCGAGAACTCCGTCGAGGGCGGGATCACCGCGACGCTGGACGAGCTGACCAGCGGCGCACCGCTGATGATCTACCGCGAGGTGCTGCTCTCCATCACCTTCGCGCTGCTGGTGCGCCCCGGGACCAAGCTGTCGGACATCAAGACCGTCACCGCTCACCCCGCCGCGCAGCCGCAGGTACGCAACTGGATGGCGGCCCATCTGCCGAACGCGGTGTGGGAGTCCGCCGCCTCGAACGCGGACGGCGCCCGGCTGGTCCAGGAGGGGCGCTACGACGCCGCCTTCGCCGGTGAGTTCGCCGCGTCGACCTACGGGCTGGAACCGCTGGTCACGGAGATCCACGACGCGGAGAACGCGCAGACCCGCTTCGTCCTGGTGGGCCGGCCCGCCAGGCCGTCGGCACCGACCGGGGCGGACAAGACGTCTGTCGTCATCTGGCTCGGCGACGACCACCCGGGCGCCCTGCTCGAACTGCTCCAGGAGTTCGCCGTGCGGGGCGTCAACCTCATGCTGATCCAGTCCCGGCCGACGGGGGAGGGCATCGGGAACTACTGCTTCGCCGTGGACGCGGAAGGCCACATCGCGGACCGCCGGGTCGGCGAGGCCCTGATGGGGCTGAAGCGGATCTGCCCGAAGGTGCGGTTCCTGGGTTCGTACCCGCGAGCCGGAGTGACGCCCGAGGAAGTGCGCGCCCTGCGGCCCGGGACGTCCGACAGGGACTTCACCGAGGCCTCCGACTGGCTCGCACGCAGCCAGGACGGCCGGGCCTGA
- a CDS encoding aminopeptidase P family protein, with the protein MSEELTPETPEATEAEPIKQRKNGLYPGISDELAESMKSGWADTELHGLEPIAQAEHTAARRAALSARFPGERLVIPAGNLKTRSNDTEYAFRPSTEYAYLTGDRNQDSVLVLEPTGSGDTAGHDATVYLLPRSNRENGEFWLDGQGELWVGRRHSLAEAEQLLGIPAKDVRELPAALAEATGPVRNVRGHDAGIESALTDKVTAERDEELRVFLSEARLVKDAFEVSELQKACDATARGFEDVVKVLDKAEATSERYIEGTFFLRARVEGNDIGYGSICAAGPHATTLHWVRNDGAVRSGELLLLDAGVETNDLYTADVTRTLPINGTFTPLQRKIYDAVYEAQEAGIAAVKPGAAYRDFHDAAQRVLAEKLVEWGLLGDLTVEKVLELGLQRRWTLHGTGHMLGMDVHDCAAARTESYVNGTLEPGVCLTVEPGLYFQADDLTVPEEYRGIGVRIEDDILVTEDGNRNLSDKLPRRADEVEAWMGRLKG; encoded by the coding sequence GTGTCTGAGGAGCTCACCCCGGAGACCCCGGAAGCCACCGAAGCAGAGCCGATCAAGCAGCGGAAGAACGGCCTGTACCCGGGCATTTCCGATGAGCTCGCCGAAAGCATGAAGTCCGGCTGGGCCGACACCGAGCTCCACGGCCTCGAGCCGATCGCCCAGGCCGAGCACACCGCCGCCCGCCGCGCCGCGCTCTCCGCGCGCTTCCCCGGCGAGCGGCTCGTCATTCCCGCGGGCAACCTGAAGACCCGCTCCAACGACACCGAGTACGCGTTCCGCCCCTCCACCGAGTACGCGTACCTCACCGGCGACCGGAACCAGGACAGCGTCCTGGTGCTCGAGCCGACCGGCTCCGGCGACACGGCCGGGCACGACGCGACGGTCTACCTGCTGCCCCGCTCCAACCGCGAGAACGGGGAGTTCTGGCTCGACGGCCAGGGCGAGCTCTGGGTCGGCCGCCGCCACTCCCTCGCCGAGGCCGAGCAGCTGCTGGGCATCCCCGCGAAGGACGTCCGCGAGCTCCCGGCCGCGCTGGCCGAGGCCACCGGTCCGGTGCGCAACGTCCGCGGCCACGACGCGGGCATCGAGAGCGCCCTGACCGACAAGGTCACCGCCGAACGCGACGAAGAGCTGCGTGTCTTCCTCTCCGAGGCCCGTCTGGTCAAGGACGCCTTCGAGGTCTCCGAGCTGCAGAAGGCCTGCGACGCCACGGCACGCGGCTTCGAGGACGTCGTCAAGGTCCTCGACAAGGCCGAGGCGACCAGTGAGCGCTACATCGAGGGCACCTTCTTCCTGCGCGCCCGGGTCGAGGGCAACGACATCGGCTACGGCTCGATCTGCGCGGCCGGCCCGCACGCCACCACGCTGCACTGGGTCCGCAACGACGGAGCGGTCCGCTCCGGTGAGCTGCTGCTCCTGGACGCCGGTGTGGAGACCAACGACCTCTACACCGCGGACGTGACACGGACGCTGCCGATCAACGGCACGTTCACCCCGCTGCAGCGGAAGATCTACGACGCCGTGTACGAGGCGCAGGAGGCGGGCATCGCGGCCGTCAAGCCCGGCGCCGCCTACCGCGACTTCCACGACGCCGCGCAGCGCGTCCTCGCCGAGAAGCTCGTCGAGTGGGGCCTGCTGGGCGACCTGACCGTGGAGAAGGTCCTGGAGCTGGGCCTGCAGCGCCGCTGGACCCTGCACGGCACCGGCCACATGCTCGGCATGGACGTCCACGACTGCGCCGCCGCACGCACCGAGTCGTACGTCAACGGCACCCTGGAGCCCGGTGTGTGCCTCACGGTCGAACCCGGACTGTACTTCCAGGCCGACGACCTGACCGTGCCCGAGGAGTACCGGGGCATCGGCGTCCGGATCGAGGACGACATCCTCGTCACCGAGGACGGCAACCGGAACCTGTCCGACAAGCTGCCGCGCCGGGCCGACGAGGTCGAGGCGTGGATGGGCCGGCTCAAGGGCTGA
- a CDS encoding copper chaperone PCu(A)C has protein sequence MNHRTVLVGALALTTGLALTGCSSDSKPDLKVTGAFMPQPVGDMAAGFLIVKNDGGTDRLTSVSSSLSDHVTIHETKNQVMRMASSFEVPAGGELDLERGGSHIMFTDLKQRPKQGETVSLELHFETADPIKVDVPVKETTYNPKKQ, from the coding sequence GTGAACCACCGCACGGTTCTGGTCGGTGCGCTCGCCCTCACCACGGGCCTCGCACTGACGGGGTGCTCCTCGGACAGCAAGCCCGACCTCAAGGTGACCGGCGCCTTCATGCCGCAGCCCGTCGGCGACATGGCGGCCGGCTTCCTCATCGTGAAGAACGACGGCGGTACCGACCGGCTCACCTCGGTGAGCAGTTCCCTCTCGGACCACGTCACCATCCACGAGACGAAGAACCAGGTCATGAGGATGGCCTCCTCGTTCGAGGTGCCCGCCGGTGGCGAGCTCGACCTCGAACGCGGTGGCAGCCACATCATGTTCACGGACCTCAAGCAGCGGCCCAAGCAGGGCGAAACGGTCTCCTTGGAACTGCACTTCGAGACGGCCGACCCCATCAAGGTCGACGTTCCCGTGAAGGAGACCACCTACAACCCGAAGAAGCAGTGA
- the efeB gene encoding iron uptake transporter deferrochelatase/peroxidase subunit — translation MSREKNRKGAPGGIADGAGISRRRLIGSAGAAGATGLVLGAAGGAGGYAATSGDGPAPLTAIGSTEAMFHGKHQPGITTPLQARGHLIAFDLAPGSGRKEAAALMRRWSAVAELLMAGKPAGDGTGHDTGVALDAGPSSLTVTFGFGRTFFERTGLVARRPAALDPLPPFSSDHLDAKRSNGDLWVQIGADDALVAFHALRAIQKEAGATARVRWQMNGFNRTPGATARPMTARNLMGQIDGTGNPKPEESDFDRRIFVPSADAAGTSGASEGPASSDPAHEWLAGGSYAVVRRIRMLLDDWEKLTVDRQERVIGRRKVDGAPLSGGSETTEMDLEKAGRDGRLLIPDNAHARISSPEKNGGAAMLRRPFSYHDGISADGTPDAGLLFVCWQADPFRGFVPVQRKLDRGDALSPFIRHEASGVFAVPGGTAPGEYVGQRLLEG, via the coding sequence GTGAGCAGGGAAAAGAACAGGAAGGGCGCACCCGGCGGCATCGCCGATGGCGCCGGCATCTCCCGTCGGCGGCTGATCGGCAGCGCGGGAGCAGCCGGAGCGACCGGCCTCGTGCTGGGTGCGGCAGGCGGCGCGGGCGGATATGCCGCGACGAGCGGCGACGGACCGGCCCCGCTGACCGCCATCGGCTCGACCGAGGCGATGTTTCACGGGAAACATCAACCGGGGATCACCACTCCGCTTCAGGCCCGCGGGCATCTGATCGCCTTCGACCTGGCGCCCGGGTCCGGCCGCAAGGAAGCCGCCGCCCTGATGCGCCGCTGGTCGGCCGTGGCGGAGCTGCTGATGGCCGGCAAGCCGGCCGGGGACGGCACCGGCCACGACACGGGGGTCGCCCTGGACGCCGGACCGTCCTCCCTGACGGTCACCTTCGGATTCGGCCGCACCTTCTTCGAACGCACGGGCCTGGTCGCCCGCCGGCCGGCCGCCCTGGACCCCCTGCCGCCGTTCTCCTCCGACCACCTCGACGCCAAGCGCTCCAACGGTGACCTCTGGGTGCAGATCGGCGCCGATGACGCGCTCGTCGCCTTTCACGCGCTGCGCGCGATCCAGAAGGAGGCCGGCGCCACGGCCCGGGTGCGCTGGCAGATGAACGGCTTCAACCGCACTCCGGGAGCAACGGCCCGGCCGATGACGGCCCGCAACCTGATGGGCCAGATCGACGGGACAGGCAACCCGAAGCCGGAGGAGAGCGACTTCGACCGGCGGATCTTCGTCCCGTCTGCAGACGCCGCGGGCACCTCCGGCGCATCGGAAGGCCCGGCCTCCTCCGATCCGGCCCACGAATGGCTGGCAGGCGGCTCCTACGCGGTCGTACGGCGGATCAGGATGCTCCTGGACGACTGGGAGAAGCTCACGGTCGACCGGCAGGAACGGGTCATCGGGCGGCGCAAGGTGGACGGCGCACCGCTGAGCGGCGGCTCCGAGACCACCGAGATGGACCTGGAGAAGGCAGGCCGGGACGGCAGACTGCTGATTCCCGACAACGCCCACGCCCGGATCTCCTCCCCCGAGAAGAACGGCGGGGCCGCGATGCTGCGACGCCCGTTCTCGTACCACGACGGCATCTCCGCGGACGGCACTCCGGACGCAGGGCTGCTCTTCGTCTGCTGGCAGGCCGATCCGTTCAGGGGCTTCGTCCCGGTACAGCGCAAACTCGACCGCGGGGACGCCCTCTCACCGTTCATCCGGCACGAGGCCAGCGGTGTCTTCGCCGTTCCGGGTGGTACCGCGCCCGGCGAGTACGTGGGGCAGCGTCTGCTGGAAGGGTGA
- a CDS encoding bifunctional DNA primase/polymerase — translation MREILGRRRRHRPRRKASPAQLDAALTCATAWKWPVLPGAGLATAGVRGERGRGCACPDPECAVPGAHPFDPGLLAATTDARMVRWWWSNRPAAPVVLATGGQAPCALSLPAVAGARALTALDAMGLRLGPVVATPTRWSLLVAPYTLERLGELLHAKDWVPSSLRFHGEGGYLILPPSEVGTGQVRWERAPLAGPAAPWLPDVESVLDALVEASNSAPDGGSRLAY, via the coding sequence ATGCGCGAGATCCTCGGAAGGCGACGCAGGCACCGGCCCCGGCGCAAGGCAAGTCCCGCCCAGCTCGACGCGGCGCTTACCTGTGCCACCGCTTGGAAGTGGCCCGTCCTCCCCGGAGCGGGGCTGGCGACGGCAGGTGTGCGCGGCGAGCGCGGCCGCGGCTGCGCCTGCCCCGATCCCGAGTGCGCCGTGCCCGGCGCACATCCCTTCGACCCCGGTCTCCTTGCGGCGACCACCGACGCGCGCATGGTGCGCTGGTGGTGGTCCAACCGGCCGGCCGCTCCCGTCGTGCTGGCCACCGGTGGCCAGGCGCCCTGCGCGCTGAGCCTGCCGGCCGTGGCGGGTGCCCGGGCGCTGACCGCGCTCGACGCCATGGGGCTGAGACTCGGTCCGGTGGTGGCGACACCGACCCGCTGGTCGCTGCTGGTCGCTCCGTACACGCTGGAACGGCTCGGAGAGCTGCTGCACGCCAAGGACTGGGTGCCCAGCTCGCTGAGGTTCCACGGTGAGGGCGGCTACCTCATCCTGCCTCCGTCCGAGGTGGGTACGGGGCAGGTGCGCTGGGAACGGGCACCGCTGGCCGGCCCTGCCGCGCCGTGGCTCCCGGATGTGGAATCGGTCCTGGACGCGCTCGTCGAGGCGAGCAACAGCGCTCCGGACGGCGGCAGTCGGCTCGCGTACTGA
- a CDS encoding ATP-binding protein, producing MSMWWSLHLRREAASVPLARRFLLGTMETAGVDPDISYDLSVALSEACANAVEHGGDLGDAGDLAGLGRTGDEQPGRGSGQYRVTAYLDGEKCRIEVADSGPGFPARRTLRTAAQPSAGSPVDPQPSAGHPPAGHPSPARVTGGYPAGTPPVMAESGRGLGLIEELADHVHFGNRPGRGAVVSFDKVLKWREGALLMVS from the coding sequence ATGAGCATGTGGTGGTCACTCCATTTGCGGCGCGAAGCTGCGAGCGTTCCGCTCGCCCGTCGTTTTCTGCTCGGCACCATGGAGACCGCGGGGGTGGATCCGGACATCTCCTACGACCTGTCGGTCGCGCTCAGCGAAGCCTGTGCGAACGCCGTGGAACACGGCGGCGACCTGGGAGACGCCGGTGACCTCGCCGGCCTCGGTCGTACCGGTGACGAGCAGCCCGGACGTGGTTCCGGCCAGTACCGGGTCACCGCCTATCTGGACGGCGAGAAATGCCGTATCGAAGTCGCCGACTCGGGGCCCGGTTTCCCCGCCCGGCGCACGCTTCGCACCGCCGCGCAGCCGTCCGCCGGGTCTCCGGTGGATCCGCAGCCGTCCGCCGGGCATCCCCCGGCGGGTCACCCGTCGCCCGCGCGCGTGACAGGCGGGTACCCGGCGGGAACGCCGCCGGTCATGGCGGAGAGCGGCCGGGGACTCGGCCTGATCGAGGAGCTCGCCGATCACGTCCACTTCGGCAACCGCCCGGGGCGTGGAGCGGTCGTGAGCTTCGACAAGGTCCTGAAATGGCGGGAGGGCGCGCTGCTCATGGTGTCCTGA
- a CDS encoding PP2C family protein-serine/threonine phosphatase: protein MLDITLLVRVHVDALIAAQNDMGVCDAIRRNAPVGKPTAMSAPHLPKVAGIDPMVPVSTHTAAPLKAVPAAPGAFIQDRLAGWVSDLTTLHELTERLAGTSTLDTALHELLGAGAALVGARRGLLVLEPADGGGPSLTIGLGLAHADLGTIETVPRSATSYGRFLDGLPDTDTPLASPDILGDDSIDPRCREVAATLGYAASYTLPLATETAGRLGVAVWLYDEPAEPLERQCHLVGLYARYATEHLARLLELERARADAAIIAEELLPTRLPRVPGVQLAARHRTAPKGGGDWYDALPLPDNALGLAVGSVGGSGPSALAAMGRLRAGLRAYAVMEGEDPVAVLSDLELLLRLTEPACAATALYAYCEPERRTILLAGAGHTPPLVIGDRRTEFVETTLSAPLGMLACWEAPSVEFTPAPGETVLLYTDGLLRRTGDPMDRAFARLHAAAAGVPKALRHDPGAVADHVLRTVLPDGLDRSDSTEDVVLLAAHFD from the coding sequence ATGCTGGACATCACCTTACTTGTACGTGTACATGTGGATGCACTGATAGCGGCGCAGAATGACATGGGGGTTTGCGATGCTATTCGACGAAACGCACCAGTCGGAAAGCCGACTGCCATGAGCGCCCCACATCTGCCGAAAGTGGCTGGAATCGATCCCATGGTTCCTGTTTCAACGCACACTGCAGCCCCCCTCAAGGCCGTGCCCGCCGCACCCGGAGCGTTCATCCAGGACCGGCTGGCGGGCTGGGTCTCCGACCTCACCACGTTGCACGAACTCACCGAGCGACTGGCCGGAACCAGCACCCTCGACACCGCCCTCCACGAATTGCTGGGCGCCGGAGCGGCTCTGGTCGGAGCCCGCCGCGGACTCCTGGTCCTCGAACCGGCCGACGGCGGCGGCCCGTCCCTCACCATCGGCCTCGGCCTCGCCCACGCCGATCTCGGAACCATCGAGACCGTGCCGCGCAGCGCCACTTCCTACGGCCGCTTCCTCGACGGCCTCCCGGACACCGACACCCCACTGGCCAGCCCCGACATCCTCGGCGACGACAGCATCGACCCCCGCTGCCGCGAAGTCGCCGCCACGCTCGGTTACGCCGCCAGCTACACCCTTCCGCTGGCCACCGAAACCGCCGGGCGGCTCGGCGTGGCCGTCTGGCTGTACGACGAACCCGCCGAACCGCTGGAACGCCAGTGCCACCTCGTCGGCCTGTACGCCCGCTACGCCACCGAGCACCTCGCCCGCCTCCTGGAACTGGAACGCGCCAGAGCGGATGCCGCGATCATCGCCGAGGAACTGCTCCCCACCAGGCTGCCCCGGGTACCCGGGGTACAGCTGGCCGCCCGCCACCGGACCGCACCGAAGGGCGGCGGCGACTGGTACGACGCACTCCCCCTCCCGGACAACGCGCTCGGCCTGGCCGTCGGCTCGGTCGGCGGTTCCGGTCCGAGCGCCCTGGCCGCGATGGGCCGGCTCCGCGCCGGCCTGCGGGCCTACGCCGTCATGGAGGGCGAGGACCCCGTCGCCGTACTCTCCGATCTCGAACTCCTGCTGCGGCTGACCGAACCGGCCTGCGCCGCCACCGCGCTCTACGCCTACTGCGAACCCGAACGCCGCACGATCCTGCTGGCCGGGGCCGGACACACCCCGCCGCTCGTCATCGGCGACCGGCGCACCGAGTTCGTGGAGACGACCCTCTCCGCACCCCTGGGCATGCTGGCCTGCTGGGAGGCACCGAGCGTGGAGTTCACGCCCGCCCCCGGCGAGACCGTGCTGCTCTACACCGACGGGCTGCTGCGCCGCACCGGCGACCCCATGGACCGGGCGTTCGCACGACTGCACGCGGCGGCCGCCGGCGTACCGAAGGCGCTGCGCCACGATCCGGGAGCCGTCGCCGACCATGTCCTGCGGACCGTCCTGCCCGACGGCCTGGACCGGAGCGACAGCACCGAGGACGTGGTCCTGCTGGCCGCGCACTTCGACTGA
- a CDS encoding copper resistance CopC/CopD family protein, protein MTATAPPFGLSLIRRPLAAVALLAALISLLFGLVLAGATPASAHAALTGSNPQDGSVVATAPKEVTLTFSEQIAMGEDSIRVLDPSGKRADTGSPRDLQSGTVQYGITLHGGLPDGTYTVAWQAVSADSHPVSGAFTFSVGAPSQTTVALPSDEAGGGLVGTLYDIARYAAYAGFILLAGGSAFVLACWQRGAGARPLQRLVVRGWVTLTAATLAMLLLRSPYTGSGKLADAFDLDGLQSVLDTKPGAALVSRLLLLGASALFIAVLFGAYAKREDEKEKQDLTFGLAIGGAVIAAGIAGTWALAEHASAGIQPGIAMPVDVLHLLAVAAWLGGLTALLVALYRTPDITSRAVRRFSRMAFGSVLVLAATGLYQSWRQLGSWSALTDTRYGQLLLIKVALVAVLVGVAWISRRWTGRLAGDEEPAGAENSVAEAGSSEAGAETEGPAAGDTAEVDPERAVQLTRQRAALTATKEKRARDADPDRSGLRRSVMVETGIAVVLLAVTTVLTSTEPGRTEEEAARSKSAVAAPLTGGQVNLSLPFDTGGQNGKGTVRLDVTPGGTGANNVHIWVDGPGDRPMDVPEVKLAFTLESKDIGPLPVVPERITTGHWTAGGVQIPMAGDWKVTVTVRTSDIDQTTVDKNVKIG, encoded by the coding sequence ATGACAGCCACCGCCCCGCCCTTCGGGCTCTCCCTTATACGACGGCCGCTCGCCGCGGTCGCGCTCCTCGCCGCGCTGATCAGCCTGCTGTTCGGCCTGGTGCTGGCCGGCGCGACTCCCGCGTCCGCGCACGCCGCCCTCACCGGGAGCAACCCGCAGGACGGGTCGGTGGTCGCCACCGCCCCCAAGGAGGTCACGCTCACCTTCTCCGAGCAGATCGCCATGGGAGAGGACTCGATCCGGGTCCTCGACCCGAGCGGGAAGCGGGCCGACACCGGAAGCCCCCGTGATCTGCAGAGCGGCACCGTGCAGTACGGAATCACCCTCCACGGCGGCCTGCCCGACGGCACCTACACCGTGGCCTGGCAAGCCGTCTCCGCGGACAGCCACCCGGTCTCCGGCGCCTTCACCTTCTCCGTCGGCGCCCCGTCGCAGACCACAGTCGCGCTGCCCTCCGACGAAGCCGGCGGCGGACTCGTCGGAACGCTCTACGACATCGCGCGCTACGCCGCCTACGCCGGGTTCATCCTCCTCGCCGGCGGCTCCGCCTTCGTGCTCGCCTGCTGGCAGCGCGGCGCGGGCGCCCGGCCGCTGCAGCGTCTCGTCGTGCGCGGCTGGGTCACACTCACCGCGGCCACCCTCGCCATGCTGCTCCTGCGCAGCCCCTACACCGGCTCCGGCAAGCTCGCGGACGCCTTCGACCTCGACGGTCTGCAGTCCGTGCTCGACACCAAGCCGGGGGCGGCGCTCGTCTCCCGGCTGCTCCTCCTGGGCGCCTCCGCGCTCTTCATCGCCGTCCTGTTCGGGGCGTACGCCAAGCGCGAGGACGAGAAGGAGAAGCAGGACCTCACCTTCGGGCTCGCCATCGGCGGAGCGGTCATCGCGGCAGGGATCGCAGGGACGTGGGCCCTGGCCGAGCACGCCTCGGCCGGTATCCAGCCGGGCATCGCCATGCCGGTCGACGTGCTGCACCTCCTCGCCGTCGCCGCCTGGCTCGGCGGGCTCACCGCACTGCTGGTCGCCCTGTACAGGACACCGGACATCACGAGCCGCGCGGTACGGCGGTTCTCCCGCATGGCCTTCGGCAGCGTGCTCGTCCTCGCCGCGACCGGGCTCTACCAGTCCTGGCGGCAGCTGGGTTCGTGGTCCGCGCTGACCGACACCCGCTACGGGCAGCTGCTGCTCATCAAGGTGGCCCTGGTTGCCGTACTCGTCGGCGTCGCGTGGATCTCGCGGCGGTGGACGGGACGGCTGGCCGGGGACGAGGAGCCGGCCGGTGCCGAGAACTCCGTCGCCGAGGCGGGGAGTTCCGAAGCGGGCGCCGAGACGGAAGGTCCCGCAGCCGGGGACACCGCAGAGGTGGACCCCGAGCGCGCCGTCCAACTCACCCGGCAGCGAGCCGCACTGACAGCGACGAAGGAGAAGCGCGCCCGGGACGCCGATCCGGACCGCTCCGGACTGCGCCGCTCGGTCATGGTGGAGACCGGTATCGCCGTGGTGCTGCTCGCGGTCACGACCGTACTGACGTCCACCGAGCCCGGACGCACCGAGGAGGAGGCCGCCCGCAGCAAATCGGCGGTGGCCGCGCCTCTGACCGGCGGACAGGTCAACCTGAGCCTGCCGTTCGACACGGGCGGCCAGAACGGCAAGGGGACCGTACGGCTGGACGTCACACCCGGCGGGACCGGTGCCAACAACGTGCACATCTGGGTCGACGGGCCGGGCGACCGCCCCATGGATGTCCCCGAGGTGAAGCTCGCCTTCACTCTGGAGTCCAAGGACATCGGTCCTCTGCCGGTTGTCCCCGAACGCATCACCACGGGCCACTGGACAGCCGGCGGTGTGCAGATCCCCATGGCGGGCGACTGGAAGGTCACGGTGACCGTGCGTACGTCGGACATCGACCAGACGACCGTCGACAAGAACGTGAAGATCGGCTGA
- a CDS encoding YcnI family copper-binding membrane protein has protein sequence MNVSRIAIAGGVAASTVLLLAGTASAHVSVQPQGEAAKGGYATINFKVPNERDDASTTKLEVNFPTDHPLSSVSAQALPGWKIEITKSKLAKPLDVHGKKINEAVSKVTWTADGTGIAPGYFQQFPLSVGQLPEDADQLVFKALQTYSNKEVVRWIEEPTAGGDEPESPAPVLKLTAASADAHGAAADDKSSDAAKAKHTTASSKTASSASSSASDSTARVLGVVGIVIGIAGVAFGVLAGRRRSA, from the coding sequence ATGAACGTTTCACGCATCGCCATCGCGGGCGGCGTCGCCGCGTCCACCGTCCTGCTGCTCGCCGGTACCGCCTCCGCGCACGTCAGCGTGCAGCCGCAGGGCGAAGCCGCCAAGGGCGGCTACGCCACCATCAACTTCAAGGTCCCCAACGAGCGCGACGACGCCTCCACCACCAAGCTCGAGGTGAACTTCCCGACGGACCACCCGCTGTCCTCCGTCAGCGCGCAGGCACTGCCCGGCTGGAAGATCGAGATCACCAAGAGCAAGCTGGCCAAGCCGCTCGACGTGCACGGCAAGAAGATCAACGAGGCCGTTTCCAAGGTCACCTGGACCGCCGACGGCACCGGGATCGCGCCCGGCTACTTCCAGCAGTTCCCGCTCTCGGTCGGACAGCTCCCCGAGGACGCCGACCAGCTGGTCTTCAAGGCCCTGCAGACGTACAGCAACAAGGAAGTCGTCCGCTGGATCGAGGAGCCCACCGCGGGTGGCGACGAGCCCGAGAGCCCGGCGCCCGTCCTCAAGCTGACCGCTGCCTCGGCCGACGCCCACGGTGCCGCCGCGGACGACAAGAGCAGCGACGCCGCGAAGGCCAAGCACACCACCGCGTCGTCGAAGACCGCGTCCTCGGCCTCCTCCTCGGCCTCCGACAGCACCGCACGCGTTCTGGGCGTTGTCGGCATCGTCATCGGTATCGCGGGCGTGGCGTTCGGCGTGCTCGCGGGCCGTCGCCGTAGCGCCTGA